The genomic region ACTGTTCAGAGTCTGCAGTTAAGACTCCAAAGGCAGTTTCCCCGGGTCCTGTCAGAACCAGGTCAGGTAGAAGTGTCATAAAGCCTCAAAGACTGGACTTTGTGAATACAAAAGAGTTACCGTAAAAGGAAAGTGTTCAATAAGttgtaaaaagtaaaagaaaaaaaaatgttttcattcatgcagTAAATGTTCATTTCAGTCTGCATTCATCTCCTAGAAAGGGGGATGTGGAGTATTGGGTTTTATTATGAAAAGGGGGTTTTATTATGAAGCGCCTTAACAGGAAGTTCCGGAACTACTAGGTGCTCGGGGTCATGTGATTGAATGTGAGTTGAAAAGAAAATGACgcaataataaatgctgttcagttgctctaCAATGTGTCGCTTGAATCTATGTCCAAAAACACGACAGTACCGGCTAaattaatatgcaaaattattataccaagcatttaaaaaataaaaaagaacaaaaacgaTTCAATGATCTGTGTTATGACAGGATGTCAAGTTTAATACAGCAATCTCGATAGAAAGCTTACACTAAGGAAAGGTGACTAAAAGGTCACAGACCAAACTTTAAAATGGGTTTTTAAAATGGATAACTGCCTGAAATAAGgtcaagctcaagatattttcacattttattctacaACTTAAAAATACATCAAAAGGCAGTTGCTATCAAGTGGCTAAGTGGGACTACagaggaactttttttttttcaataaaggtTGAATGAGTTGTTGAAGTTGTGCAAAAATAGTGTTGTTAATTTCTAATTTAAGGAGAAAGATTACCTTAATGAACAAAATGTGTAATCAATCAATGGAAAAAATCTACCTAAAAGCTACCATTCATATTAGCCACATCTGATAAACACACTCTGAACAAACTCGGCAACTATCTGTAATTGTGGGACTTTGGAGCTCCCCACAGTTAAGTGAGTGAAATTCACAGTTGTAATGGATAGCTGTACATGTGCATTTGTAACCAGAGTTAGGTTAACTAAAATCTACTAATTTATCCACTACAAATAACTAATTTCTGCTTTAAAATTGCAATTCGATTACATTACTGTTACTGCATGTAAAATGTAATCAGATACTGATTACTTTCAagttacttttttgtaaaaaaaaaaaaaaaaaactaaaaatacaccATAATGTGAAACTCATACAGCAGTTTTTTCAGGAATTTAATAGTGactgaaaaatattacattagTAATTTGACTTGAAgatttaatttctgaacttaagCTTAACATATATAACATCTATTAACTTCTTAATATTAACCTGCCTTACAATGAAACTCACATTGTTTCTCATACAATTAATAGTCATGCTTTTGATACAGAGTTGCATCTGTGTTCATTTTAGAGGACAGTTAAAGAAACGTTTTCCAGCACGGTGTAGACAAAGAAGAGGCTGTACAAAACCAGCCAAAATAAAACAAGTCAAACCAGTGAACCAAACTGATGGAGACTGTCTGCTGTAAAAATGATAGAGAATCCTGTTACTGCAAATGGAAAATATAGAATAATCATAGTCACAGTAGTTATTAGAATAAGATAAAGTGCTTTTCTTTCAGGGGATTTTCCTTGTGCATGTGCATGATTGTTGTTTGAGGCTACATTGTGCATGCAGACCAAACAGGACCCTAGATTAATGATCCAGACCACAATGCAGATGGCTCTATATCTGAGAGGTTTGCCCTGCAGAAAGGTTACAGGATGAACCATTACCAGGTAATAGTTCAATAGAGTTCAGCAGCTCATAAAACATAATAATGCAACCACAACCTAGGAAATCAAAATTGGAATGAACCAGGTATGATCTGAATGCAGACTGtaaatattaattgaaaaaaacaacaaatcttCATATTTAAAcccaaataattaaatgattgCAAAATAAGGTTCTTTATATTCAGTAGCATACACATGCAAAATATCATTTTCCATCATATTTCCAGTGACAACACTGGAAGTTCTGCACTTCAAGCCACACATGTCTCAATATAATCATCAGTACCACCTTCTGACACATCAGAGTGATTTAACATTGCAGTAAAAGCAacacaaaaggtaaaaaaaaagtctcgtttaataataaaaaattattaaaaagtaaaatttagTAAAATACCACAATGTTTTATTGGGAACAGAAGAAGGAAAGTTTTCCATTCCGATGCAGATAAAGAATAGGTTGCACAAAACCAGCCAGTATATAACAAATCAAACTAGGAGCCCAAGCTCCctgaatattttgttttgtcAGATTGGTAAATATTGCTGAAATGATAATCGGCACATACAGCATAATCATGGTCCCAGTAGTTATTAGAATGAGATTAAAGGCTCTTCTCTTCATGTGGTTTtcctgctttctctctctccctctctctcctggtcCTGACTGCTTCAGAGCTCTGAGAACAGCCACAAGACAAAACAACTGGATGTAGAGATAGAGTAGAAACTGCAGGATGGAGAACCATGCATGTCCAGTACTGTTGaatgaaactaaaatatatatgctGCCCATACAAGAACCAAGAGTGATTGTCCAGACCACAATGGAGCAGATGACTCTATATCTGAGAGGTTTGTACTTCAGAAAGGTTACAGGATGAACCACTGCCAGGTAACGCTCAacacagatcagacactgaaacagaggACGACCAGTGATGGAGAATCCTGTGAAAAACATTCGTAATATCAAGAAATTTGAAAACCAAATTGAAAGTACGAAAAAAAGCTGTTCAGAGCGTTAGCAATCTCACAAACAGAGAGATTGAGCATGAAGAACTCTGATGCAATTCCACTTCCTGTTCCTGTGATGATGAGCCATATATAATATAGGAGTGTGTAGGAAGACCAACCAGGAAATTGATGCTGTACATACATATTTCCAGATGGTTCAGTGGCCCGATTGAATAAGTTGTGGAGTTTGTGGATGACTCAGGTGTCGTAAATTTGAATGTGGAGTTGTTCATCTCTGGATGTGTCTTCTAAATTCAGCAGCTCTTAAACTAATAATTAGCAAATTGTTATCTACAAAAAAAGAGGTGATTAAAAATTAACCAAATCTGCTAAAATGACAGGATATCCAGTTTATACAGTTCAGTCCATAATTCTTCAACATTCAGGTTAAATCTGAATGACCAGAGTAACAAACTTTGATGTAAAAATATATGGGTCCATAAATTTAATTCAGACTGGATTTATTTAAACTGTTCTGTTCAATTAAACAGAAGTTTTTAATTGTGTCATTTTAATCAGAAGCTAAATCGTTAACTTCCCCCCAAATCTTTAGACGTTATCAGATGAACACACCAGGTGAAAAAGAAGAActctaaaatgtattaaaaatgcacTTGAAATTCCTAACATGCATACTTGAAGTCTATTCAAATTGTActgaattgcattttaatatattttatatattataaaagtatACTAGAAGTATGTTGGTAATAAATACCTATGCTTAGACTTTTAAGAAATATGCTTAAACACAATTATACTTATTTTATTCTTacttaaatatttactttatttgcaTAAGAATGGTACAGCTTCCAGTGGGTTTCAAGTATATGTATCGTATTTATAACCATATTTATAcctactgcaatatattttaaatatttatgtaatgaatgaaCTTCAGCCTACTTTTCAAAAGGAAGCTATCTTGAAAAacctattttaacatttcaatatattatataaattatattaattcactcatacatatattatataggtCTATAAAATATGCGTACCAACTTGTATTATaccaatgtattataaatataattttgtcgACTTTTGTATGGTattacttgtttttttgtttagagCTTGATGAGGATGTAGTCCAAGATTTGAAAGGAAAACTTAGAACAGTCAAAGAAAATTCTATTGCACATCTatgcaaattaaaatgaatataatattcaAAAACACCATTAAAAACACTGAATAATTATTTTTCCTTTCACAGACCCTGCGATGAAGAACCCAATCCCAACTCCAATCCTTCAGATGCAAGTCAAACTTTGGTTCAGCCATTTGCAACTTTACCTTGACTTTGTAAGAAATGCACTTTACTCACTTCtgtgctttattgtttttttaagtaacttcTTTATATTTGAGTGCAGAAATTGAATTGTGATTAATTTCTGTTCAGTGAAGGAATATTCATAGTGTATTTTCCAGTAATATAACAGAAATATTCTTCAGACTGAATGAATTggctgtattttaatttattataattattttggtcAAGCGTTTATATATGTGTCTGTAATTTTTAAAGAGATTACAACAATATATACTCAATGACTATACTGTTGTAATATGAAAGTTTTCCAGATTTGAAAGTGTGTACATTTTAATTGAATATATTATATACCATATTAGACAGATGAAAATAGCTTTATTACTAATAGTGTACAAGTAATTTCTAATGAGCTGATATGCTACTGAAAATGTTCTTgaagaatattaaaatgaaactTAAAATGTATTCGAACTGTTTTTCAAGaagtataaaagtatatttaaatatgataaagaagtacaatttaattaattaattaagttaactaaacatattaaaatgcacTGCATTTGAGCATATCTTGACATATCTTAACACATatcataaacaaatcattatactTAAATTTGCtccaaaataacacatttattatGCACTTAgtattgtataataaatatataataagctCATCGAAATTAGTACAAATTTAAGTCTATCTACTTTTTTACCCAGGAAGTAATGCTGTTGATTATTAATAAGTCTATAGACAAGAAGAATTTAAAAGGGGGGTTTATTACCTGGAGAGTGAACGTCCTGACTTTCTGGATGTGATTAAATCTTTGTGCTGTTTTGTAGACTGACTTTGCAGCTCACGCATTCAAATTTGTGCATGACTTCATCTAATACACATCACATTAAACATCTGATATGCAAAGAGTAAAAGTatcatttacacatttatcaaGTGACCCTGAACGtcataacattatttttcatgttatacaaaataacattttcagtgtttaaTCTGCCCAAACAATCTTTCTACATCAGGCACTCACTGGCCAGCACAGGTGCACTCACTGAGCACCTAATATGCCCGTTTTtagataatatttaaaaataatgagaTGGATAATTAGGCTTGGTCTTTAAGTGATTTATTGAGAAAACAAACTAATAGCAAACATTCAGATTATTGTAGGACAGTGAAGGCTTTCATGAACTCATGCTGTCACTCTCTAAAATTAGTTCATGTATCATTGGCTTCATGCTAGACATTTTATAGTTATCACAGAGTACAAGAAGTAAGGTACCAGTCTGATAAGTACTTCTGAGAACAAACGAATACCTGGTtttgaatattataataatagcaGTAGCAGGCTTTATAAGGAACAGAGACAGGAGAGTTTTCCAGTCCGGTTCAGATAAATAACAGTCTGCACAAAACCAGCCAGAATATAACAAATTACAGCAGGAAACCAAACATCCTGAATCATTACTTTTGTCACTATATTGTATACAACACTGTGAGAGCAAGTAGCACATATATGATAACTATGGTTGCAGTTGTTATTAGAATGAGATAAATCACTCTTCTAATCTTGTCGTATTCctcctttctttctctccctctctctcctggtcCTGACTGCTTCAGAGCTCTGAGAATAGCCACAAGACAAAACAACTGAATGGAAAGGAAGACCAGGAACTGTAGCAAAAAGAACCACAGAAGTATAATGTTGTGTGAGACTACAGTAAACATGCAACACACACAGGATCCAAGAATAAGTATCCAAGCCACAGTGCAGCCGATCACTCTGTATCTGAGAGGTTTGTACTTCAGAAAGGTTACAGGATGAACAACTGCCAGGTAACGCTCAAAacagatcagacactgaaacagaggACGACCAGTGATAATTAGTCctactaaaatgtattaaatattaagatgCATGAAAACCAAAATGACAGTATAGTGATCACAGAATTCAGGCAGATACCAATTTCAGAAACAGAGAGATTGAGGATAACAAACATGAAGCATGAAGAACTCTGATGCAATTCCATTTCCTGTTCCTGTGATGATGAGCCATATAACATAGGAGTGTGTAGGAAGACCAAACAGAAAATTGATGCTGTGCAGACACATGTTCAAAATATAGAGCAGCTCGTAGGGATTTGTTGTGGGATTTTTAGATTCAACCGGTGTGGTAAAGTTCACTGTACAGTTATTCATCTCTTCTGTGTCCATCTTCTCCGCAACATGCAGCGCAATGTAATGTAGAACTCTTATCTATGGAAAGAGAAACGTGTTAATTTTCAACAAATTAAGTATCAAGTCCTAATTTTAAAGCTGCTTCATGAAGctttgaaagcatttttttttctttagttttgaaCCAATCATTCATAATGCATCAAATATGATTGTGATTTCAGAAAGTGCTACCTGGTTTCATGACAAAAACACAGGGCACTTTTTTCACAAAATGCGAAATTCGTACCAATAAGTACATATGACTGCAGTTTACAAAAGAAATTAACACTAGAGGCGTAATACTCTTAcacctttttttccttttcacacaaatttacagCGTTTCTATTAATAATGTGTAATTTTCACACAATTACTTGAagaatattatgttatgacttcaaaacaattttaatatgctgggagatttgaaaactgatgttttgaATGTTAGCATCACACGTATCCAGCttcatatatatgggttttcCTGGGGTTTTCATGGACAGTAGGTTTGTTTGGTAGCTCACAAAGTATGGAGATGTACTTAAGCGTTGAGGAGCTCTGGTTTGAATCCTGTGTAAATATGGTTTTGACAAAGACAAAGTTCAAATGGCAAGGTTGCATCCACAAATgcgtttttatatcagttttgcatttgttaacgcTAGGGTAGTTTAGGGTTGAGTTTGGTGTAGGCCAAGGCATATTTCCAACACgatagagcattaacttttagCGACAGTCCCcagatatttgaattctgaactgCCGCAATACATACCTGAAGCAAcgtaataaaaacacagcaatacgAAGTGTTTGTACTATGCACATACAGCATAATGTTGTACTTTGgtcattattttgtcattttaccaTAATAACTCTTAAGATTAATGAATCTGTATTACAAAATACTTTTGTCCTTTTTCATCTTTCCCAAAATAACTTAATTCACATGCTAAATAACATTTTCGATCATAGTTTTAGATTTAAATGATCCCGGTTCAATCAGACAAAAGGAGCTCAGTCTCAATAGCACTCTCAGAATTTTCTATGAACATTTTTGCTTATTATTGATGATGAAAACAAGTTTTGTTTGTTACCTGAAGCGCGAATGTGGCATTCACAGTTCACAGTCGTCacaatatggaagcatatgggtagcattattcaatttggaatgtaatatgcaaaatggcaatgcaatatgtaaaatgacaatgcatttctgtatttacatttacatcttcCAATACATTTGcccgtttggtgcaaaatgaaaatgaaaattaaattacataattttcatttgccatttcatacaccatttaatatgtaaaatgaatattaattttaacactttataagttgcaaaatgaaaatgaaaatgtattacagaaatgattagatatgtctaacatgttcaagcaaaaactgtggcaaaatgatcatttaaatgctatttttcttaaatgcattaacactcacagtcaagacacttacgattgcattttcattcaatgtcccgcaatgaatgtagcaaaattcaatgtgcacattgaaaatgcattccgagccgatcacgtgtccgccccctcccgacacgtcaatcactgcgtgaacaaggcggggcttgcagaaggtcagagactcaaatctcaagaaaaggattcaagtgagagaacatggacaagacagttggtccgtgtacgttttgatcatttcggtttatggctttaatatttcattcgcacttgtgggcggagctgaaacgctgctttcatctgattggtcgaatcgctcaaccttcagctcggtcttttcattctttcaggcagaataagagtcagtgcgagtgaagcactgtaatgtctgaaactacattcactgttaattagcataatattttaatcagatgtagctgggcacataattcgtgctgctgcgacttgcaagagaccccgttaaattatttctaggttgtatactgtattgtttaaatattgtcccactgataaaaacagtgcaaatagttctgtctcattggataacagtgaagtggaaataaatatagttaaatttatgaaataaaattaaataggattttttgggaaggtaactagaaataaatatagttaaatttatgaaataaaattaaataggatttttttggaaGGTAactctggccagttatacagcaacacgagtcagacgagtctgaagatctgagctgaatttggtgaaacattaaagttctagtctgtgtcagttactctcataataaataataataataatgttacccgtatttttcggtataagttgcatcagtccaaaaatacgtcatgacgaggaaaaaaacataaaagtcacatttattcagaaccaagagaaaacattaccgtctacagccgcgagagggcgctctggggtaggctacaggagcactgagcagcacagagctaattttactatttttatttagaaatgtaactatattaatttttacaattatttattcatgtcacacacacatacttagtgacggacttaaaagatgagagtggtaaatgttacagacatggaactctTCAgtctattattcatttttatttccacttcacttttatccaaagagagagaactatttgcactgtatttatcagtgggacaatattcatgcaatactacaacctagaaataatttgcaggtctcagcagcacgaattatgtgcccagctacatctgattcaaatattatgctaattaacagtgagcggtggtttcagacattacagtgcttcactcgcactgactcttattctgcctgaaagaatgaaaagacgagctgaaggttgagcgattcgaccaatcagatgaaagcagcgtttcagctccgcccacaagtgcgaatgaaatattgaagccataaaccgaaatggtcaaaacgtacacggaccaactgtcttgtccatgttctctcacttgaatcctcttcttgagaccttgtgaccttctgcaagccccgccttgttcacgcagtgattgacgtgtcgggagggggcacattgaattttgctacattcattgcgggacattgaatgaaaatgcaatcgtaagtgtcttgactgtgagtgttaatgcatttaagaaaaatagcatttaaattagcattttgccacagtttttgctagaacatgttatacatatctaatcatttctgtaatacattttcattttaattttgcaacttataaagcgttacaattagtattcattttacatattaaaactggtgtatgaaatggcaaatgaaaattgtgttatttcattttcattttcattttgcaccaaacaaaatgtaaatgtaaatacagaaatgcattgtcattttacatattgcattgtcattttgaatattacatcccaaattgaataatgctactcatatgcttccatagtcaCAATGATAAATgaaggcagtggttctcaaacctcaTCATGCATGTCTCCCTGTATCTGACAAACCCACTTCAGTCTATCCATATATATAGGTCTGAGTAAACttttgacagaattgacagaatcTGAAAGCATTTATATTTGTTTGAGAAATGTGAAATTTGAACTGCAATCATCTTTGTGATCGACcatgattgaccaatcagaacaaaGTATTCCAGAGCGCCACATAATAATGTTATATCATGTTGCATATATAGCCTACAGTAAATAGCGAATTCAGATTGATCGCCTGAGTATTATTTTTGCAGACTGAACATTCAGTCTTTGTACATATAAACTGGCCAGCTCAGTGCATCTTATTTAtcatatgaaatttttttttacagataatttaaaataaaaagagggaatgaaaaagagacagaaataaatatgagggAAAATATGAAAAGAGTGACAATGGgtcattatttaaatgttttattggatAAATAAACTTGTATTGGATAAACACTTATAAAAACATCTAATAAAAACACTCATAATAAACTTAATCTCTGTAAGTTTACATTGATTGTCTATAAGTATACTTTGAACACAAAACTCTAAAATTTGCAGATATCTAACATCAAGTCTTTGAAACACAACAATAAAGACCGAAAAAGTGAACACCAAGCAATAAGAAgtcaaataaatgattaaataaataaaatgacaaaatccactaataaatattattttaaaagtagaacaATGTGTAGTTAATTGTAGTTAATTTTTGTGAGTTTATGGAGAAACAGGGCAAGAGAGTTTTCCAGTGCCAGGAAACCACTGCCAGTTTTGCTCAGGCTGCTGGATGGCtccattttaattttgttaaaagACTGGGAAAATTATGAaaacaacttttttattattgatgtaTAAGCTTGTATCAGTGTTGTGCAATGTGGTGATAACACTGGAAGTTCTGCACTTCTAACCTATAGCCACACAAGTCTCAATATAATCATCAGTGCCAGATTCTGAAACATTATCAGAGTGATTTTACATTGCAGCAAAAGCAAcacaaaatgtactttaaaaagtCCCATCCaataataaaagttattaaaaaggaaaatataataaaatatcataaGGTTTTATAGGGAACAGAAGAAGGGAAGTTTTCCACTCCGGTGCAGATAAAGAATAGGTTGCACAAAACCAGCCAGTACATAACAAAACAAACTAGGATCCCAAGCTCCCTGAATATTTAATTTTGTCAGATAGGTAAATACTGCTGAAATAAGAATGGGCACATACAGCATAACCATGTTCACAGTAGTTATtagaataagaataaatgctCTTCTCTTAATGCGGTTTTCctgctttctctctcttcctctctcccctggtcctgactgcttcagagctctgagaacagccacaagacaaaacaactggatggagagATAGAGTAGAAACTGCAGAATGGAGAACCATGCATGTCCAGTACTGTTGaatgaaactaaaatatatatgctGCCCATACAAGAACCAAGAGTGATTGTCCAGACCACAATGGAGCAGATAACTCTATATCTGAGAGGTTTGTACTTCAGAAAGGTTACAGGATGAACCACTGCCAGGTAACGCTCAacacagatcagacactgaaacagaggACGACCAGTGATGGAGAATCCTGCTAAAAACATTCGTAATATCAAGAAATTTGAAAACCAAATTGAAAGTACGCAGAAAAAGCAGTTCAGAGCGTTAGCAATCTCACAAACAGAGAGATTGATCATGAAGAACTCTGATGCAATTCCACTTCCTGTTCCTGTGATGATGAGCCATATAA from Carassius carassius chromosome 47, fCarCar2.1, whole genome shotgun sequence harbors:
- the LOC132130278 gene encoding B2 bradykinin receptor-like; protein product: MNNSTFKFTTPESSTNFTTYSIGPLNHLEICMYSISFLVGLPTHSYIIWLIITGTGSGIASEFFMINLSVCEIANALNCFFCVLSIWFSNFLILRMFLAGFSITGRPLFQCLICVERYLAVVHPVTFLKYKPLRYRVICSIVVWTITLGSCMGSIYILVSFNSTGHAWFSILQFLLYLSIQLFCLVAVLRALKQSGPGERGRERKQENRIKRRAFILILITTVNMVMLYVPILISAVFTYLTKLNIQGAWDPSLFCYVLAGFVQPILYLHRSGKLPFFCSL